The Blautia luti nucleotide sequence AATCCTCTTTCTTATATATTAGAACTGTTTCAGGAAACGAATGTCATTCTCATAGAGAAGTCTCATGTCGTCGATCTCATATTTCAGAAGTGCGATACGCTCAAGACCCACACCGAATGCAAATCCTGTATATTCTTCCGGATCAATTCCGCACATGCTTAATACGTTCGGATGAACCATGCCGCAGCCAAGGATTTCAATCCATCCGGAACCTTTACAGAAACGGCATCCTTTACCACCGCATTTGAAGCAGGATACGTCTACTTCTGCACTTGGCTCTGTGAATGGGAAGTGATGTGGTCTGAATTTTGTCTTTGTCTCAGGTCCGAATAATTCCTGTGCAAACTCCTGCAGAGTTCCCTTCAGGTCTGCAAAAGTGATGTTCTTGTCAATAACAAGACCTTCGATCTGATGGAAAGAAGGAGAATGTGTTGCATCTACTTCATCAGAACGGAACACACGTCCCGGTGCAATCATACGGATCGGCAATTTGCCTTTCTCCATAGTACGTGCCTGAACCGGTGATGTCTGGG carries:
- the pheS gene encoding phenylalanine--tRNA ligase subunit alpha, translating into MKEKLQELAEAARKRIDESEGLDKLNEVRVAYLGKKGELTAILKSMKDVAPEERPKVGQLVNETRAKIETLLDESKQKLEEAVREEKMKQEVIDVTLPAKKAKIGHRHPNTIALEEVERIFIGMGYEVVEGPEVEYADYNFTKLNIPENHPARDEQDTFFINESILLRSQTSPVQARTMEKGKLPIRMIAPGRVFRSDEVDATHSPSFHQIEGLVIDKNITFADLKGTLQEFAQELFGPETKTKFRPHHFPFTEPSAEVDVSCFKCGGKGCRFCKGSGWIEILGCGMVHPNVLSMCGIDPEEYTGFAFGVGLERIALLKYEIDDMRLLYENDIRFLKQF